A portion of the Nitratidesulfovibrio termitidis HI1 genome contains these proteins:
- a CDS encoding TIGR00730 family Rossman fold protein has translation MRSIAVYCGSNFGRGDDYLKAAVALGQTLAAQSIRLVYGGTTKGLMGVVADAALRAGGEVHGVITEKLVERGQLHEGLTSHDVVPDMRSRKARMAQLAEGFVAMPGGIGTLEELFEIWVEGQLYPPARPIGLLDVGGFYGPFFGMIDHMIEERFLPQGHRAMVMANADPAQLVSAMRAYTPVAVEKWGL, from the coding sequence ATGCGCAGCATCGCCGTGTATTGCGGCTCCAATTTCGGAAGGGGCGACGACTATCTGAAGGCAGCCGTCGCGCTGGGACAGACCCTGGCGGCACAGTCCATCCGCCTGGTTTACGGCGGCACCACCAAGGGCCTCATGGGTGTTGTGGCTGACGCAGCCCTGCGCGCCGGGGGCGAGGTGCACGGCGTGATCACCGAGAAGCTGGTGGAACGCGGGCAGTTGCATGAAGGCCTGACCAGCCACGACGTGGTGCCCGACATGCGCAGTCGCAAGGCCCGCATGGCCCAGCTGGCCGAGGGCTTCGTGGCCATGCCCGGCGGCATCGGCACACTGGAGGAACTGTTCGAGATATGGGTGGAAGGGCAGCTGTATCCGCCCGCGCGGCCCATCGGCCTGCTGGATGTGGGCGGTTTCTACGGGCCGTTCTTCGGCATGATCGACCACATGATCGAAGAGCGCTTTCTGCCTCAGGGGCACAGGGCCATGGTCATGGCCAATGCGGACCCGGCCCAGCTGGTGTCCGCCATGCGCGCCTATACCCCGGTAGCCGTGGAGAAGTGGGGGCTGTAG
- a CDS encoding methyl-accepting chemotaxis protein, with translation MKFLRQFGITTRLVVLSLLAFVFIGAAGTAGWMGARIIQENLKDVSNIRLPSLNYLIQADRDLQQLLVAERSLLFADPADKKLIDRLKKEYEDNLRQSDERWNKYKNLPLDEAAKPLIPQYDSARATWMPLSRAVVDAALSGDPAAHQKAAANSLGDVGVKFEAMREVINQLTEIIEQAAKADNAEADASYQNTMYRLEGATILALLVLAGFATAITRSVTVPLKRTVSFSEAVSRGALDESLAVDARDEVGVLAECLCRMVAALKDKIGEADARSAEARAESERARQASAEAEAAKHRAESAKREGQLQAADTLTGVTGVIGSASEELAAQIEQASRGAEHQMQRVAETATAMEEMNATVLEVARSAGDAAGAAESARDKALSGQDVVRQVVAGIGQVQQTADQLKADMAELGRQAEDIGRVMTVINDIADQTNLLALNAAIEAARAGDAGRGFAVVADEVRKLAEKTMLATKEVGQAIAGIQGGTRRNVGHVDDTVQHVQEVTRLATESGESLGVIVDLAASVSDQVRSIATASEEQSAASEEINRSIEDISRVSAESAEVMRQSAAAVAEMAQQSHVLQELIRKMREDG, from the coding sequence ATGAAATTTCTCCGCCAGTTCGGCATCACAACCCGGCTTGTCGTCCTCTCGCTGCTGGCATTCGTCTTCATAGGCGCCGCAGGCACGGCAGGATGGATGGGAGCCCGCATCATCCAGGAAAACCTGAAGGACGTCTCCAACATCCGTCTGCCAAGCCTGAACTACCTGATACAGGCCGACCGGGACCTGCAACAGTTGCTGGTGGCCGAACGTTCGCTGCTGTTCGCCGACCCTGCGGACAAGAAGCTCATCGACCGCCTGAAAAAGGAATACGAAGACAACCTGCGGCAGTCTGACGAACGCTGGAACAAATACAAGAACCTGCCCCTGGACGAGGCCGCCAAACCGCTCATTCCGCAATACGACAGCGCCCGCGCCACCTGGATGCCCCTTTCGCGCGCGGTGGTGGACGCCGCGCTTTCCGGCGACCCCGCCGCACACCAGAAGGCCGCCGCAAACTCGCTGGGCGACGTGGGCGTGAAGTTCGAGGCCATGCGCGAGGTCATCAACCAACTGACCGAGATCATCGAGCAGGCGGCCAAGGCGGACAATGCCGAGGCCGACGCCAGTTACCAGAACACCATGTACCGCCTGGAAGGGGCCACCATATTGGCGCTGCTGGTGTTGGCCGGGTTCGCCACCGCCATCACCCGCTCGGTCACCGTGCCGCTGAAGCGGACCGTGAGCTTTTCCGAGGCGGTATCCAGGGGCGCGCTGGACGAAAGCCTTGCCGTGGACGCCCGCGACGAGGTGGGCGTGCTGGCCGAATGCCTGTGCCGCATGGTGGCCGCACTGAAGGACAAGATTGGCGAGGCCGACGCCCGCTCTGCGGAGGCCCGCGCCGAATCGGAACGGGCCAGGCAGGCCTCTGCCGAAGCGGAAGCCGCCAAACACCGGGCCGAATCCGCCAAGCGCGAGGGCCAGTTGCAGGCCGCCGACACCCTGACCGGCGTCACCGGCGTGATCGGCTCCGCCTCCGAGGAACTGGCCGCGCAGATCGAGCAGGCCAGCCGGGGCGCGGAACACCAGATGCAACGCGTGGCCGAAACCGCCACGGCCATGGAGGAAATGAACGCCACGGTGCTCGAGGTGGCCCGCAGCGCCGGTGATGCCGCCGGAGCCGCAGAAAGCGCCCGCGACAAGGCCTTGAGCGGCCAGGACGTGGTGCGCCAGGTGGTGGCGGGCATCGGGCAGGTGCAGCAGACCGCCGACCAGCTCAAGGCCGACATGGCCGAACTGGGCCGCCAGGCCGAGGACATCGGCCGGGTGATGACCGTAATCAACGACATTGCCGACCAGACCAACCTGCTGGCGCTGAACGCCGCCATCGAAGCGGCCCGTGCCGGTGACGCGGGACGCGGTTTCGCCGTGGTTGCCGACGAGGTGCGCAAGCTGGCCGAAAAGACCATGCTGGCCACCAAGGAAGTGGGTCAGGCCATTGCGGGCATTCAGGGCGGCACCCGCCGCAACGTCGGCCATGTGGACGACACGGTGCAACACGTGCAGGAGGTGACCCGCCTGGCCACCGAATCCGGCGAGTCGCTGGGGGTCATCGTGGACCTGGCGGCCTCGGTGTCCGACCAGGTGCGGTCCATCGCCACGGCCAGCGAGGAACAGTCCGCCGCCAGCGAGGAAATCAACCGGTCCATCGAGGACATCAGCCGGGTTTCCGCCGAGTCGGCCGAGGTGATGCGCCAGTCCGCCGCCGCCGTGGCCGAGATGGCCCAGCAATCGCACGTGTTGCAGGAGCTTATCCGCAAGATGCGCGAAGACGGGTAG
- a CDS encoding transglycosylase SLT domain-containing protein yields MTHPTASNSTSPCPNDAGGEGAVACGAGRAPALAAAQLLAATPVTAADPAASTAPGILLEEVTTSERAAVRLTPLRARPGPAGPAISPGSPVTNSATGQGTVQDAGTGAAAAPAPSPQVTPQVSPQVSSMMPPMEPAIPPGMPGVSRAASPVDALPADAPSQAVQAMPNGTGRFSTDGTASGADADTATADLAAARSVSRSVASLPPAGRLPSENLLDRMDVYALSPDAAKLALPRMVPPVMVERVRTGRLPMPAWDGIIARASRLSGLEERLIAAVVRAESGFDVGAVSPKGARGPMQIMPATGQELGLADPFDPQANVEAGSRYLRQQLDRFGSLELALAAYNAGPGNVERFQGVPPFAETRAFVSRVLSGLQ; encoded by the coding sequence ATGACGCATCCAACTGCATCGAACTCTACTTCGCCCTGCCCGAATGACGCGGGGGGTGAAGGGGCCGTCGCCTGCGGGGCCGGACGTGCGCCCGCCCTTGCGGCGGCCCAGCTGCTGGCGGCCACCCCGGTGACGGCGGCGGACCCGGCTGCGTCCACCGCGCCGGGCATCCTGCTGGAGGAAGTGACCACCTCCGAACGCGCCGCCGTGCGCCTCACCCCGCTGCGCGCCCGGCCTGGCCCGGCAGGGCCAGCCATATCGCCCGGCAGCCCCGTCACCAATTCCGCCACCGGCCAGGGCACCGTGCAGGATGCCGGAACAGGCGCTGCAGCAGCCCCCGCACCGTCCCCCCAGGTAACGCCCCAGGTATCACCCCAAGTATCATCCATGATGCCCCCCATGGAGCCCGCCATCCCGCCCGGCATGCCGGGTGTGTCACGGGCCGCTAGTCCGGTCGATGCGCTTCCGGCCGATGCGCCCTCGCAGGCGGTGCAGGCCATGCCGAACGGCACGGGCAGGTTCTCCACGGACGGGACCGCTTCCGGCGCGGATGCGGACACCGCCACGGCGGACCTTGCGGCCGCACGGTCCGTGTCGCGCTCCGTCGCATCTCTGCCCCCCGCGGGGCGCCTCCCTTCGGAAAACCTGCTGGACCGCATGGACGTCTATGCCCTGTCGCCGGATGCGGCCAAGCTGGCCCTGCCCCGCATGGTTCCGCCGGTGATGGTGGAGCGGGTGCGCACGGGCAGACTGCCCATGCCCGCCTGGGACGGGATCATCGCGCGGGCCAGCCGCCTGAGCGGGCTGGAGGAGCGGCTCATCGCCGCCGTGGTCCGGGCGGAATCGGGGTTCGACGTGGGGGCCGTGTCCCCCAAGGGGGCGCGGGGGCCCATGCAGATCATGCCCGCCACCGGCCAGGAACTGGGGCTGGCGGATCCCTTCGATCCGCAGGCCAACGTGGAGGCGGGCAGCCGCTATCTGCGCCAGCAACTGGACCGGTTCGGCTCGCTGGAACTGGCCCTTGCCGCCTACAACGCGGGCCCCGGCAACGTGGAACGCTTCCAGGGGGTGCCGCCGTTTGCGGAAACCAGGGCGTTCGTCAGCAGGGTGCTGTCCGGATTGCAGTAA
- a CDS encoding glycosyltransferase, which produces MDSPAVNFTIPTFNRLELTKRCIFSLKRHVHVPSRLTVVDNCSTDGTREFLVKLHEHGVIDHLFLLRKNMGVSCASNFGFDVCPTPLYMKLDNDIEVTDPRWILDILDLWSADPEVAFLGPRLGAPQATLYDVTLRSGRTVTVTRRSLTGSATAIARDVFNILGYWNEDYGLYGEEDADYSHRAKLARFLLVCYPSEGRMLDLGTPPSTRADYNSYKRAQRRKNLVPRTGINRFALYCYLYEHGILELYCPRRYLPVIHGYDVEFSINPDFMLRKKVVTACARAIGALPDAMFASAMGSGDFVATLLATAAEVRQRHQPQARPDLA; this is translated from the coding sequence ATGGATTCCCCCGCCGTCAATTTCACCATCCCCACGTTCAATCGCCTGGAATTGACGAAGCGCTGCATCTTTTCCCTGAAACGGCATGTGCACGTCCCGTCACGGCTCACGGTGGTGGACAACTGCTCCACGGACGGCACGCGCGAATTCCTGGTGAAGCTGCACGAACACGGCGTCATCGACCACCTTTTTCTGCTGCGCAAGAACATGGGGGTATCCTGCGCGTCCAACTTCGGGTTCGATGTGTGCCCGACGCCGCTGTACATGAAGCTGGACAACGACATCGAGGTGACCGACCCGCGGTGGATTCTCGACATCCTCGACCTGTGGTCGGCGGACCCGGAGGTGGCCTTTCTGGGGCCACGGCTGGGCGCACCGCAAGCAACCCTGTACGACGTCACCCTGCGCAGCGGGCGAACCGTCACCGTCACCCGGCGCAGTCTGACGGGCTCGGCCACGGCCATCGCGCGCGACGTATTCAACATCCTTGGCTACTGGAACGAGGATTACGGCCTGTACGGCGAGGAAGACGCCGACTACTCGCACCGGGCCAAGCTGGCCCGCTTCCTGCTGGTCTGCTACCCGTCGGAGGGCCGGATGCTGGACCTCGGCACGCCGCCCAGCACCCGGGCGGACTACAACAGCTACAAGCGCGCCCAGCGCCGCAAGAACCTCGTGCCGCGCACGGGCATCAACAGGTTCGCGCTGTACTGCTACCTGTACGAACACGGCATCCTTGAACTGTACTGTCCCCGGCGGTACCTGCCCGTCATCCACGGGTACGACGTGGAATTTTCCATCAATCCGGACTTCATGCTGCGCAAGAAGGTGGTCACCGCCTGCGCCCGCGCCATCGGCGCCCTGCCCGACGCCATGTTCGCCAGCGCCATGGGCAGCGGCGACTTCGTGGCCACGCTGCTGGCCACGGCGGCGGAAGTGCGCCAGCGCCATCAGCCGCAGGCCAGGCCTGATCTGGCCTGA
- a CDS encoding S1C family serine protease: protein MRCRSILACLLLLSCLPLVACMKKVRVDPVPEPDLRPLAMDAKVQPITIYRLTLKMRRGEVYGTVAYDGLCIPRVATAALGERAELTRDELAEVFLEEADGSGFKVVGDTRALFDDPEKSRANLWVGGNISEIRKNICFPMHDWGNPVPSKGEANMVVDWEVFSPVDRQVVLRRTTTGYGKLDSAMEGGGAEVLRMAFAHAARGLLADEEFRKLVTQPAGSAYVAPQLTQAQEARPMLTDVRVQVAGPDTPRVPLDSVRHSAVLVRMGDSHGSGFVITDDGYILTNYHVVEESERARVRFQSGASVVTRVVARDKRRDVALLKADMEGLRPLYIQTADVPTGAEVFPVGAPGREFLQGTITRGIVSGYRMSPAGRLLHSDATIFGGNSGGPLVDGNGHVVGITVLTYLSRSGEMMGANQFIPITDALKTLGIPAKP, encoded by the coding sequence ATGCGTTGTCGCAGCATCCTCGCCTGCCTGCTCCTGCTTTCCTGTCTGCCGCTTGTTGCCTGCATGAAGAAGGTGCGGGTGGACCCCGTGCCGGAGCCCGACCTGCGCCCCTTGGCGATGGATGCCAAGGTCCAGCCCATCACGATATACAGGCTTACCCTCAAGATGCGCCGGGGCGAGGTGTACGGTACGGTTGCCTATGACGGCTTGTGCATTCCGCGTGTGGCCACCGCCGCCCTGGGTGAGCGCGCCGAACTGACACGCGACGAACTGGCCGAAGTGTTCCTGGAAGAGGCCGACGGCAGCGGGTTCAAGGTGGTGGGCGACACGCGCGCCCTGTTCGACGACCCCGAGAAGTCGCGGGCCAACCTGTGGGTGGGCGGCAATATTTCGGAAATCCGCAAGAACATCTGCTTTCCCATGCACGATTGGGGCAACCCGGTTCCCAGCAAGGGCGAGGCCAACATGGTGGTGGACTGGGAGGTGTTTTCTCCGGTGGACCGCCAGGTGGTGCTGCGGCGCACCACCACCGGCTACGGCAAGCTGGACTCGGCCATGGAGGGTGGCGGCGCCGAGGTGCTGCGCATGGCCTTTGCCCATGCCGCGCGGGGGTTGCTGGCGGACGAGGAGTTCCGCAAGCTGGTCACCCAGCCCGCAGGTTCGGCGTATGTGGCGCCACAACTGACGCAGGCGCAGGAGGCCCGGCCCATGCTGACCGACGTGCGCGTGCAGGTGGCCGGGCCGGACACGCCCCGCGTGCCGCTGGACAGCGTGCGCCATTCCGCCGTGCTGGTACGGATGGGCGACAGCCACGGCTCGGGCTTCGTCATTACCGACGACGGCTACATACTGACCAACTACCACGTGGTGGAAGAATCAGAACGGGCGCGGGTGCGCTTCCAGAGCGGGGCATCTGTGGTGACCCGGGTGGTGGCGCGCGACAAGCGCCGCGACGTGGCCCTGCTGAAGGCTGACATGGAGGGGTTGCGACCGCTGTACATACAGACGGCGGACGTGCCCACCGGGGCAGAGGTGTTTCCCGTGGGCGCTCCGGGCCGGGAGTTTCTGCAAGGGACCATCACGCGGGGTATCGTCAGTGGCTACCGCATGTCGCCTGCAGGCAGGCTGCTGCACAGTGACGCCACGATTTTCGGAGGTAACAGCGGTGGGCCGCTCGTGGACGGCAATGGGCATGTAGTGGGCATAACGGTGTTGACCTATCTGAGCAGATCCGGCGAGATGATGGGGGCAAACCAGTTCATCCCCATCACCGACGCCCTGAAAACGCTGGGCATTCCCGCCAAGCCCTGA
- a CDS encoding hemerythrin domain-containing protein translates to MASITTAQFIRDLKDDHQRLLDTLEEARRLGLGTAEGRRCLFTCKELLARHLRKEDTMLYPALRQTAGKGDLGNVADDFASEMQSITGSLLAFFARYDGSAGAADAGGLDFARELGRIIIALKMRIQREESRLYPAYEKARAV, encoded by the coding sequence ATGGCTTCCATCACCACCGCGCAGTTCATCCGCGACCTCAAGGACGACCACCAGCGCCTGCTGGACACCCTGGAAGAAGCCCGCCGCCTGGGCCTGGGCACGGCGGAAGGCCGTCGCTGCCTGTTCACCTGCAAGGAATTGCTGGCGCGCCATCTGCGCAAGGAAGACACCATGCTCTACCCCGCGTTGCGCCAGACCGCCGGAAAGGGCGACCTTGGCAACGTGGCGGACGACTTTGCCTCGGAAATGCAGTCCATCACCGGAAGCCTGCTGGCGTTCTTTGCCCGGTACGACGGCAGTGCGGGCGCGGCGGATGCGGGCGGGCTAGACTTCGCGCGCGAGCTTGGGCGCATCATCATCGCCCTGAAGATGCGCATCCAGCGCGAGGAAAGCCGCCTTTACCCCGCGTACGAAAAGGCCCGCGCGGTCTAG
- a CDS encoding IscA/HesB family protein → MITLTDRARTELDAYFSDKERSPIRVYLAPGGCSGPRLALALDEPGEEDKVFEPGGYTFCVNGALLEQSGAINIDLGSMGFAVTSEVQLGGGGGGCSGCGSSSSCCG, encoded by the coding sequence ATGATCACGCTTACCGACCGTGCCCGCACGGAACTTGATGCCTATTTCTCCGACAAGGAGCGCAGCCCCATCCGCGTCTACCTAGCCCCCGGCGGTTGCAGCGGCCCGCGTCTGGCCCTGGCCCTGGACGAGCCCGGCGAAGAAGACAAGGTGTTCGAGCCCGGCGGCTACACCTTCTGCGTCAACGGTGCGCTGCTGGAACAGTCCGGCGCCATCAACATCGACCTTGGCTCCATGGGCTTTGCCGTGACCTCCGAAGTGCAGCTTGGCGGCGGTGGCGGTGGTTGCAGCGGGTGCGGGAGTTCGAGCAGTTGCTGCGGCTAG
- the ilvB gene encoding acetolactate synthase large subunit, translating to MPAHTLSRTAPGAASGAAPTPRKRPPNGADLVIRLLERQGIDVIAGIPGGANLPLYDALGRAGSIRHVLARHEQGAGFMAQGMARVTGRPAVFFATSGPGATNTLTAIADAKLDSVPVVCITGQVPLSLVGSDAFQEVDIYGMSIPVTKHNFLVRSVEELAEVIPAAFRIAASGRPGPVLVDIPKNVQMAPVDQAVFDNPPQPGRPAPPPAPDPSAISRAATLLNAARQPMLYLGGGVVASGASDMAVQLAERAGLPTVMTLMALGAMPAGHPLSLGMLGMHAARHTNLLLAECDVLLVAGARFDDRAVGKAERFCPQATIIHIDIDESELDKILPVHCGITGDVGLALAELLPLLRPRAEAGREAWLTRVEECRRRHPFVMPGADDPRTPYGLIRCAADAVDHDAIVATDVGQHQMRTAQAYPLRGPRRWLTSGGLGTMGFGLPAAIGAALARPEATVLCFTGDGSLQMNIQELATAAEEGVNVKILLADNNALGLVRQQQELFYEGRLVASAYRRKVDFARIAEGFGVPAVDLDASEHPLRDLADALRAPGPCLIRVTVPAGANVYPMVPPGADNLQMIGGEPEPDDALPTLSEDDDDCATHAAATGGRHVHA from the coding sequence ATGCCAGCCCACACCCTGTCCCGTACCGCACCCGGCGCCGCATCCGGTGCCGCGCCCACCCCCCGAAAACGCCCGCCCAACGGCGCGGACCTGGTCATCCGCCTGCTGGAACGGCAGGGCATCGACGTCATCGCAGGCATTCCCGGCGGGGCCAACCTGCCCCTGTACGACGCCCTTGGCCGGGCCGGTTCCATCCGCCACGTGCTGGCCCGGCACGAGCAGGGCGCGGGCTTCATGGCCCAGGGCATGGCCCGTGTCACCGGGCGGCCCGCCGTGTTCTTCGCCACGTCCGGCCCAGGGGCCACCAACACCCTGACGGCCATAGCGGACGCCAAGCTCGATTCCGTGCCCGTGGTGTGCATCACCGGGCAGGTGCCGCTGAGTCTGGTGGGCAGCGATGCCTTTCAGGAGGTGGACATCTACGGCATGTCCATCCCCGTCACCAAGCACAACTTCCTGGTGCGCTCGGTGGAGGAACTGGCCGAGGTGATCCCCGCCGCCTTCCGCATCGCCGCGTCGGGCCGCCCCGGCCCGGTGCTGGTGGACATTCCCAAGAACGTCCAGATGGCCCCGGTGGATCAGGCCGTGTTCGACAATCCGCCGCAGCCGGGTCGGCCCGCGCCGCCCCCCGCGCCCGACCCTTCCGCCATCTCCCGTGCCGCCACGCTGCTGAATGCGGCCCGGCAGCCCATGCTGTACCTGGGCGGCGGAGTGGTGGCGTCCGGCGCGTCGGACATGGCCGTGCAACTGGCCGAGCGGGCCGGACTGCCCACGGTGATGACCCTGATGGCCCTGGGCGCCATGCCCGCCGGTCATCCCCTGTCCCTCGGCATGCTGGGCATGCACGCGGCGCGGCATACCAACCTGCTGCTGGCCGAATGCGACGTGTTGCTGGTGGCGGGGGCCCGCTTCGACGACCGGGCCGTGGGCAAGGCGGAGCGTTTCTGTCCCCAGGCCACCATCATCCACATCGACATCGACGAGAGCGAACTGGACAAGATCTTGCCGGTGCATTGCGGCATCACCGGCGACGTGGGTCTGGCCCTGGCCGAACTGCTGCCCCTGCTGCGCCCCCGCGCGGAGGCCGGGCGCGAGGCATGGCTGACCCGGGTGGAGGAATGCCGCCGCCGCCATCCCTTCGTCATGCCCGGCGCGGACGACCCGCGCACGCCGTACGGACTGATCCGCTGCGCCGCCGATGCCGTGGACCACGACGCCATAGTGGCCACCGACGTGGGCCAGCACCAGATGCGCACCGCCCAGGCCTACCCCCTGCGCGGCCCGCGCCGCTGGCTGACCTCCGGCGGCCTTGGCACCATGGGGTTCGGTTTGCCCGCCGCCATCGGCGCGGCGCTGGCACGGCCCGAGGCCACGGTGCTGTGCTTCACCGGGGACGGCAGCCTGCAGATGAATATCCAGGAGTTGGCCACCGCCGCCGAGGAAGGGGTGAACGTCAAGATCCTGCTGGCCGACAACAACGCCCTGGGCCTGGTGCGCCAGCAGCAGGAACTGTTCTACGAGGGGCGGCTGGTGGCCAGCGCGTATCGGCGCAAGGTGGACTTTGCGCGCATCGCCGAAGGGTTCGGCGTGCCTGCCGTGGATCTGGACGCCAGCGAACACCCCCTGCGCGACCTGGCTGACGCCCTGCGCGCGCCCGGACCGTGCCTGATCCGGGTCACCGTGCCCGCCGGGGCCAACGTGTACCCCATGGTGCCCCCCGGCGCGGACAACCTGCAAATGATCGGCGGCGAACCGGAACCGGACGACGCCCTGCCCACCCTGTCGGAAGATGACGACGATTGCGCAACCCATGCCGCCGCCACCGGAGGCCGCCATGTCCACGCCTGA
- a CDS encoding PilZ domain-containing protein, protein MKDPIDDRREHFRINLTADEYDYPCRIRYGEHEYKARLLDVSTGGARLLVYGGGADLGGAGRGMYLHATMNEPGHLQNIPYHTRWYRGNEMGVEFEPPLNADREELRRAMAHCR, encoded by the coding sequence ATGAAAGACCCCATCGATGACCGCAGGGAACATTTCCGCATCAATCTGACCGCCGACGAGTACGACTACCCGTGCCGCATCCGCTACGGCGAGCACGAGTACAAGGCACGGCTGCTGGACGTGAGCACCGGGGGCGCGCGCCTGCTGGTGTACGGCGGCGGCGCGGACCTGGGCGGCGCGGGCAGGGGCATGTACCTGCACGCCACCATGAACGAGCCGGGGCACCTGCAGAACATCCCCTACCACACCCGCTGGTACCGGGGGAACGAAATGGGCGTGGAGTTCGAACCGCCCCTGAACGCGGACCGCGAAGAATTGCGGCGCGCCATGGCCCACTGCCGCTGA
- a CDS encoding DNA-3-methyladenine glycosylase I, translating to MPELQAGVLRCPWARAPEEIAYHDTEWGVPVRDDRIHFEFLVLEAAQAGLSWLTILRKRAGYRRLFADFDPAVVARYTQADVERLLGDAAIVRNRLKVEAAVHNARLFLDVQARHGSFDAFIWNFVDGRPVCNQWRELGQVPATTPLSDTVSKELKRLGFKFVGSTVIYAHLQATGLVNDHLTSCFRHAEVAAERRGQAG from the coding sequence ATGCCGGAACTGCAAGCCGGCGTCCTCCGTTGCCCGTGGGCGCGCGCGCCGGAGGAAATCGCCTACCACGACACCGAGTGGGGCGTGCCCGTGCGCGACGACCGCATCCACTTCGAATTCCTGGTGCTGGAGGCGGCGCAGGCCGGGCTTTCGTGGCTGACCATCCTGCGCAAGCGCGCGGGCTACCGCCGCCTGTTCGCCGACTTCGACCCCGCCGTGGTGGCCCGGTATACCCAGGCCGACGTGGAGCGGCTGCTGGGCGATGCCGCCATCGTGCGCAACCGCCTGAAGGTGGAGGCCGCCGTGCACAACGCCCGGCTGTTTCTGGACGTGCAGGCTCGCCACGGCAGCTTCGATGCGTTCATCTGGAATTTCGTGGACGGCCGCCCGGTGTGCAACCAGTGGCGCGAACTGGGGCAGGTGCCCGCCACCACGCCGCTGTCGGACACGGTGTCGAAGGAGTTGAAGCGGCTGGGCTTCAAGTTCGTGGGGTCCACGGTCATCTACGCCCACCTGCAGGCCACGGGGCTGGTCAACGATCATCTGACCAGTTGCTTCCGCCATGCCGAGGTGGCGGCGGAACGCCGGGGGCAGGCAGGATAG
- the ilvN gene encoding acetolactate synthase small subunit: MSDAIGAQATSACPTALAPDPRPLVALRLTVNNHPGVMSHVCGLFARRAFNVEAILCTPVNGGQVSRIWLLVDEDERLEQMVRQVRKLHDVLDVRRRPAGGEGFARLAECMAAWERETAGQ, from the coding sequence ATGTCCGATGCCATCGGCGCGCAGGCCACCTCCGCCTGTCCCACCGCATTGGCCCCGGACCCCCGCCCGCTGGTGGCCCTGCGCCTGACCGTGAACAACCACCCCGGCGTCATGTCGCACGTGTGCGGGCTGTTCGCCCGGCGGGCCTTCAACGTCGAGGCCATCCTGTGCACGCCGGTGAACGGCGGCCAGGTAAGCCGCATCTGGCTGCTGGTGGACGAGGACGAACGGCTGGAGCAGATGGTGCGCCAGGTGCGCAAGCTGCACGACGTGCTGGACGTGCGCCGCCGCCCCGCCGGGGGCGAAGGATTTGCGCGGCTGGCCGAATGCATGGCCGCGTGGGAGCGCGAAACCGCCGGGCAGTAG